The sequence TAGCAGAATCTCCCATTTTCATCACCGTACCTTTTCCGTAGGTTTTATCTAATTTATCTAAGGTTAATTGTAAGGCTTTTAATTTTGCTTCTTTATCTGAACTCATATTGTTTATTTTTGGTAAAAATACCTAAATTTTCTTTTTCAGCAATGAAATTTTATTAACAAGCTAAACTCTTTTTTTATAGTTTTAAGAATGTTGAAGGATTAGTTCAGTGAATTAACTAATTCATATTCAGGATAAGTTTCTCTCAGGTAGCTTTCTGTCTTGGATTGTATCATTTTTATTATGATATAGGGTACTAAATATAATGAAACGGTAAGTAAGCTAATACCGACTAAAATGGTATCTAGTAAACTGATATGATCTATCTATTTGTTCTTCGGTTAGTTTCATTTATACAGATATTTCTCATTTCAGTTTTATGGTTCTTTCTGTTTTCTTTATTAACAGATTTTATATTTTTACAATACTATTTTATTTTTATTTGATGATTTCAATAGATTTAATGAAGTTTTTATGTGATATATAATTCTTGACCATAAAGAATGTATAAATGAAGAATAAAGAGCAATAGAATAATTGTAAGTGAACCATTGTTTCATCAAAAGCTATTACTATTAAACTCAAAGCTAAAATAGGTGAGGATTGATTAACTAGAAAACGATATGTAGTCGGTTTTGATTTATAGTTAATCAATACAATTAAAACAACCATTATAATAGAGAAAACAACGCTACTTATTGAAACTATTGTTGAGAAAGGTTTTAAAATTTCAATCATATTATTTTTATAATAATTAATTAAGAAAATCCATATAGCTGAGATTATCGAAGACATAAAAAAGTATTTTTTTGCTTTTGAAACTAGTTTGTTTAAAATTATTTTTGGAAATGAATGAATAATACCTACGAAAAAATTGCTGCTATAGACAAATTGACGCTTCCATTTATCTAGAGCTAAACACAAAGTAGTTTCAAAATCCGCTCCTTTTGTATTCATTTCTTGTTCAATCTGAGTTGCAATATGATCTATTAGTTCTAATTTAATATCGATATATTTAATGCCTTTTTTTTCTAAAATGGCATCTATAGTTTGTATTTGTTCTTTTGTAAGTTGCATCTTAATAACTTAATTTAGGATTAACAATGGTTTGCATGTTTTGAATCTTTGATTGTTGTGTTATTCAAAAGCATATAATTCTTTGTTTTTGATATAGAAATCATATGTCTTCTTTACAACAAACCAAATAAATAAAAACGTAAGAATACTGTATGTTAGCGTTAAATTAACAGCTAAATCACTTTTAGGTTGAGTTAGAATTCGTGCTAAATTAAAGGCATTAATAAAAAGAATGCTTACATTAAAATTATTTTCTATGGCAAAAAATCTTCTTTTAAAAATTCCTGTAAAAAACAGTAACCAACCTAAACACATTACGATTATCATTAAAACAGAAATAACTTGAATCATTCCAATATTTTCTCTAATGAATTCAAAAAAGTTTTTTTGAAAAGTAAGGAACAATACTATAGAAACGATAATTATATTTTTATTCTTTAAAAACTGGAAAAATGTCTTGTATGCTAAAGGGAAATCCCATTTTTTATACACTTTTCCTGCTTTTAAAATTTCGACTTTATTCTCTTTTATAAATTCTAAAAATGCAGTGTTAAATGGTTTTTCATTTTTCACCATTTCAAATTCAACTGCAGAGGATATATGATCGACCAACTCAATTCTGATATCATCAAAAATGACATTATTTTTTTTTAAATAAAGATTGATATACTGTATGTTTTCTTTTGTAAGTGTCATCTTAATAACTCAATTTAGGATTAACAATGGTTTGCATGTTTTTAATAAACTCTTCTAATTCGGCTAATCTATTTACCGTTTCTGTAGTTCCTTTTTCTGTGAGTTTATAGTATTTACGTAGTCTATTGTCGACTCTCTCAACTTCAACTTCAAGTATTCCTTCTGCTTCTAACTTGTGCAAAGCCGGATAAAGTGCACCTTCAGTGATATTCAACTCTCCTTTTGTGATCTCTTTAACCATTTGAGTAATTTCATAACCATACATTCTTCCTTTTTCTTCTAAAAGTTTCATGATTATGGTGTTTAAACTTCCTTTGTATAATTGTGAATTCTTCATTTTTAATTATTTTAACAGTACAAATGTATGCATAATTTTCTTATGTATAATAATCTTATGTATATATTTTTTAAATTTTATTGTTTAGGTTTCTTATTTTTGTAGAAAATATAAGATAATGTCAACATTCTATAAATTAGTAATAAAAGAAATAAAAAGAGAAACAGCTTCTTGTGTTTCTATACTTTTTAATGTACCTGAAGAATTAAAAACATTTTACAAATTTGTTTCTGGTCAATATGTTACACTAAAAGTAACATTAGATGGAGAAGAGGTAAGGAGAGCTTATTCAATTTGTTCTTCTCCTAAAAGTGGAGAATTAAGAGTTGCGGTAAAAGCTATTAAAAACGGACTTTTTTCGACCTTAGCAAATGAGAAATTAAGTGTTGGTAATTTAATTGAAGTTGGTTTGCCAGAAGGAAAGTTTGTTTTTGAACCGCAAGCAGATAGGCAAAGAAATTACGCGGCTTTTGCAGCAGGAAGTGGAATCACACCTATAGCATCAATTATCAAGTCGGTTTTAGAAGAAGAACCTAAAAGTACATTTGTATTAACTTATGGGAATAAAAACCCTGAAGAAACTATTTTTTATGATACACTGCAAGAATTACATTTAAAATATGTAGGTCGATTCTTTGTGCATTATGTGTATAGTAAAATAAATGTAGAAGGAGAATTGTTTGGAAGAATAGATAAAGCAGCTGTTAATTTTGTTATTAATAACAAACACAGCGAAAAATCGTTTGACAAATTCTACTTGTGTGGACCAGAAGAGATGATTAATACTGCTTCAGCAGTTTTAAAAGAGAACAATGTAGCAGAGAAAGATATTAAATTTGAATTGTTTACAACGGCTTCTAATGAAGGTTTTGAAAATGCAGTTTTAGGAGGACATACAAAAATTACTGTTTTGGTTGATGATGAAGAAACTTCTTTTGAAATGAGTCAGAAACAGACAATTCTAGAAGCAACATTGAAGCAAGGAATTGACGCTCCTTATTCTTGTCAAGGTGGCGTTTGTAGTAGTTGTATTTGTCGTGTTACAGAAGGAAAAGCAGTGATGAAGAAAAATGCTATTTTAACCGATGGAGAAATAGAAGAAGGCTTGGTTTTAGCATGTCAGGCAGTGCCAACAACAGATTCAGTATTTGTAGATTTTGATGATGTTTAGTAGTTGAAATTAGCAAATTATACATAATAAAAAATGCTCCGAAACTTTCGGAGCATTTTTTATTATAGTAATGATTCTTGTAATTAGTTGCTTTCAGCTACTTTTAATTTTCTGTTTTTAAAACGTAGTTTCAGTCTGTTTACTAAATAGAATAAAACGGGTACAACAATTAACGTTAAGAAGGTAGCGAAGATTAATCCGTAGATTACTGTCCAAGCTAATGGTCCCCAAAAGATAACATTGTCTCCACCAAAATAAGCATGAGGGTTTCCTGTTGAAAACAAACTAAAGAAATCTATATTGAATCCTGTTGCAAGTGGAATTAATCCTAAAACAGTTGTAATTGCAGTTAATAAAACAGGTCTTAAACGTGCTTTTCCACCTTTTACAATTGCTTCAAAAACATCCTCGTTACTTAGAAGTTCTTTTTTGCCAACGCCTAATTCTTTTCTTTTTCTTGTAATTAACAAATCGGTATAATCCAGTAATACAACACCATTATTTACAACAATTCCGGCTAACGAAATTATTCCCATCATGGTCATCATAATTACGAATGGTTTTCCTGTAATCATTAATCCTAAGAATACACCAATAAAACTTAAGAAAACGGCAACCATAATAATTGCGGGTCTTGAAACTGAGTTGAATTGAAAAATTAAGATTAAGAAAATTAAGAATAAACCTGTAAATAAAGCTCCCATTAAAAACTTCATTTGTTTTCCTTGTTCTTCTAATTGTCCTGTATAGTCAAATTTAACTGTTTTTGGTGCATCAAACGAAGCCATTTCTGCTTGAATTTGTGCAACAACTGCGCCAGCATCTGTAAACCCAGGTGCTAAAGCAGAATACAATACTACAATTCGACCCGAATGTTTGTGTTTTACAGCACTAAAAGAAGATGTGTTTTTTTGACTAGCAACGGTTGAAACCGGAATTTCTTTAATTTGGCCAGAAGCCATATCTCTAAACGTAATGTTTTGATTAAAGATTGCACTTTTATTATATCTATTTTCTTCGTTAAAACGAACATAAATATCATAGTCTTCACCATCTTTTTTGTAAACACCTGCTTTTTCACCAAAAATAGAACGTCTTAATTGATTACCAACTTGACCTGCAGAAACGCCAAGTTCTCCTGCTTTTTCTCTATCAATTACCACTTTCATGGCAGGTTTATCTTTGTTTACATCTACTTTTAATTCATCTACACCAGGAATGTTCTTCGTGTTTAAGAAATCTTTCATTCGCTCAGCAGTGTTAATTAACTCTGCATAATCATTCCCTTTAATTTCAATATTAATTGGATAACCTGCTGGTGGACCAACTGCGTCTTTTTCGACAGAAATAGAAACTCCAGGGTAAACATCTTTTAAAGATTCTTGTATTTTTTTACGTAAATCTTCAGAATCTCTACCGTTACGGAATTTAAATTCCTTCATAGAAATGGTGATTTTTCCTTTATGAGGCATTTCTGCAGAAGAACCTCCATCTGTTTGTGGGTTTCCAGCACCTTCACCTACTTGGGCAACACCATTTTCTACTAAATAGTTTTGTTTTTTTCCATCTTCATCAGTGTAAACAAATTCTTTATCATCTAAAACTTTATAAACACGTTTTTCAATAGATTTTGTAATCTCATTTGTTTTTTTAATATCTGTTCCTTGCGGATATTCTACATAAACAATAATTTGATTTGGCGTATTATCTGGGAAAAATTCAACTTTGGTTCTTCCACTTCCTACGCTCCATCCAAAATACAACATAATAACTGCAAAGAACATGATTATCATTGCAATAACTGTAATGACTGGTTTTCTGCCTGATAAAAAGAAACGCAAAGCTCTTTCGTAAGCATTTTCTAAACGAGTTAGTAGTTTGTTTTGGAAAGAAATAGTTAATCCTTTGATTACATATTTATACAGCCAAAACATTAAAGCGGTAAAAATCATTAATGCCCCAAAACCTTTTACAACTCCACCAAAAATTAGAATTATTGTTCCAAAGCCACCTAAGATTATACTTAGTGTAATTAGTTGTTTTTTAGAAACTACTTTTTCATTAATATCCATGAATTGCGAAACCAAAACCGAATTGAAAAAGATTGCAACAAATAATGAAGAACCTAATACAACAGATAATGTTATTGGGAAATAAATCATGAATTGTCCCATAGTTCCTGGCCACATACCTAGTGGTACAAAGGCTGCAACAGTTGTTAAAGTAGAAATGATAATAGGTAATGCAATTTCACCAATTCCTTCTTTAGCAGCTTTTATACGACTCATGCCTTCATCTTCCATTAATCGATAGACGTTTTCGACGACTACAATTCCGTTATCTACAAGCATTCCAAGTCCCATAATTAATCCGAAAAGAATCATGGTATTCATGGTGTAGCCTAAAGCATTTAGAATCATAAACGACATAAACATAGACATTGGAATTGCAAAACCTACGAAAAGAGCATTTCTAAAGCCTAGGAAGAACATTAAAACTCCAACCACTAATATAATTCCGAATATGATATTGTTTACCAAATCATCTACCTGATTTAAGGTTC is a genomic window of Flavobacterium jumunjinense containing:
- a CDS encoding PadR family transcriptional regulator; translated protein: MKNSQLYKGSLNTIIMKLLEEKGRMYGYEITQMVKEITKGELNITEGALYPALHKLEAEGILEVEVERVDNRLRKYYKLTEKGTTETVNRLAELEEFIKNMQTIVNPKLSY
- a CDS encoding 2Fe-2S iron-sulfur cluster-binding protein, producing the protein MSTFYKLVIKEIKRETASCVSILFNVPEELKTFYKFVSGQYVTLKVTLDGEEVRRAYSICSSPKSGELRVAVKAIKNGLFSTLANEKLSVGNLIEVGLPEGKFVFEPQADRQRNYAAFAAGSGITPIASIIKSVLEEEPKSTFVLTYGNKNPEETIFYDTLQELHLKYVGRFFVHYVYSKINVEGELFGRIDKAAVNFVINNKHSEKSFDKFYLCGPEEMINTASAVLKENNVAEKDIKFELFTTASNEGFENAVLGGHTKITVLVDDEETSFEMSQKQTILEATLKQGIDAPYSCQGGVCSSCICRVTEGKAVMKKNAILTDGEIEEGLVLACQAVPTTDSVFVDFDDV
- a CDS encoding efflux RND transporter permease subunit; its protein translation is MSNKKNNEFKLSSWAIENKMTAYVMMIMILFLGLSAYYSMPREDFPEIKETKIYISTVYPGNTAEDIERLIIDPLEEEIKNVSNVVKVLSTSQEDYGIITVEFDEKISVEAAKQKIKDKIDTKTGGEDWPTFNGAKVEPNVFDLNISEEVPILNINIQGDYPIEQLKVFGEYLEDEIEALSEIKQVDIRGAQEKEIEIAVDIYRMMASKVSFDDVINAVRNGNVTMSAGNLVANDQRRTIRILGEVENPSDLESFVVKTQGGAVYLKDIAKVTFKEVDKTTYAREFGTSVVMLDVKKRAGKNMIEATEKIKVILEDAKSNHFPKDLTISVTNDQSSRTLNQVDDLVNNIIFGIILVVGVLMFFLGFRNALFVGFAIPMSMFMSFMILNALGYTMNTMILFGLIMGLGMLVDNGIVVVENVYRLMEDEGMSRIKAAKEGIGEIALPIIISTLTTVAAFVPLGMWPGTMGQFMIYFPITLSVVLGSSLFVAIFFNSVLVSQFMDINEKVVSKKQLITLSIILGGFGTIILIFGGVVKGFGALMIFTALMFWLYKYVIKGLTISFQNKLLTRLENAYERALRFFLSGRKPVITVIAMIIMFFAVIMLYFGWSVGSGRTKVEFFPDNTPNQIIVYVEYPQGTDIKKTNEITKSIEKRVYKVLDDKEFVYTDEDGKKQNYLVENGVAQVGEGAGNPQTDGGSSAEMPHKGKITISMKEFKFRNGRDSEDLRKKIQESLKDVYPGVSISVEKDAVGPPAGYPINIEIKGNDYAELINTAERMKDFLNTKNIPGVDELKVDVNKDKPAMKVVIDREKAGELGVSAGQVGNQLRRSIFGEKAGVYKKDGEDYDIYVRFNEENRYNKSAIFNQNITFRDMASGQIKEIPVSTVASQKNTSSFSAVKHKHSGRIVVLYSALAPGFTDAGAVVAQIQAEMASFDAPKTVKFDYTGQLEEQGKQMKFLMGALFTGLFLIFLILIFQFNSVSRPAIIMVAVFLSFIGVFLGLMITGKPFVIMMTMMGIISLAGIVVNNGVVLLDYTDLLITRKRKELGVGKKELLSNEDVFEAIVKGGKARLRPVLLTAITTVLGLIPLATGFNIDFFSLFSTGNPHAYFGGDNVIFWGPLAWTVIYGLIFATFLTLIVVPVLFYLVNRLKLRFKNRKLKVAESN